One stretch of Rhinolophus ferrumequinum isolate MPI-CBG mRhiFer1 chromosome 3, mRhiFer1_v1.p, whole genome shotgun sequence DNA includes these proteins:
- the HDDC2 gene encoding 5'-deoxynucleotidase HDDC2: MASASAAAASGRGARNLLQFLRLVGQLKRVPRTGWVYRNVERPESVSDHMYRMAVMALVTKDDHLNKDRCVRLALVHDLAECIVGDIAPADNIPKEEKHRREEEAMKQLTQLLSKDLGKELYELWEEYETQSSAEAKFVKQLDQCEMILQASEYEDLENKPGRLQDFYDGTAGKFSHPEIVQLVSELEAERNANIAAAASEPCS, encoded by the exons ATGGCTTCGGCCTCTGCTGCCGCCGCGTCGGGCCGCGGGGCCCGGAACCTGCTGCAGTTCCTGCGGCTGGTAGGGCAGCTTAAG AGAGTCCCACGGACTGGCTGGGTGTATAGAAATGTTGAGAGGCCAGAGAGTGTATCAGATCACATGTACAGGATGGCAGTTATGGCTCTGGTGACCAAAGATGACCATCTTAACAAAGACCG ATGTGTACGCCTAGCCCTGGTTCACGATTTGGCAGAATGCATCGTTGGGGACATAGCACCAGCAGATAACAtccccaaagaagaaaaacataggcGAGAAGAG GAAGCTATGAAGCAGCTGACCCAGCTTCTCTCAAAGGATCTCGGAAAGGAGCTCTATGAACTTTGGGAA GAGTATGAGACCCAGTCTAGTGCAGAAGCCAAATTTGTGAAGCAGCTGGACCAATGCGAGATGATTCTTCAGGCATCTGAATATGAAGACCTTGAGAACAAGCCTGGGCGACTGCAGGACTTCTATGATGGCACAGCAG GAAAATTCAGTCACCCTGAGATAGTCCAGCTTGTTTCTGAACTTGAGGCAGAAAGAAACGCCAATATAGCTGCCGCCGCCAGTGAGCCGTGTTCCTGA